A genome region from Bufo gargarizans isolate SCDJY-AF-19 chromosome 2, ASM1485885v1, whole genome shotgun sequence includes the following:
- the GRM2 gene encoding metabotropic glutamate receptor 2 — translation MANLFWTLFLLPVFSTEKSSKIPRPEIRFEGDLVIGGLFPVHEKGGPGSECGRMNEHRGLQRLEAMLFALDAINKDPRILPGLKLGAHILDTCSKDTYALEQALELVRGSLTRGDGPQYICPDGSYAIHGETLTAISGVIGGSYSDVSIQVANLLRLFQIPQISYASTSAKLSDKTRYDFFARTVPPDFFQAKAMAEILRFFNWTYVSTVASEGDYGETGIEAFELEARARNICIATSEKVGRSMNKKTFASVIRALQQKPSARVIVLFTKIEDARELLAAAQQLNVSFMWVASDGWGALESVVSGSEEVAEGAITIELASYPLFEFSRYFQSLHPLNNTRNPFFREFWENKFQCRLNSSDCMKHSLQDVKFEQESKIMFVVNAVYAIAHALHNMHQTLCPNASSMCPFMNPINGRRFYRDYILNVKFDAPFPPPDTHSIVRFDKFGDGIGRYNIFCFQKTNGQYRYQKVGYWAEELTLNTSRIPWALNSVPVSQCSDPCKKNEVKSMQPGDVCCWICIPCQPHEYLLDEFTCKDCGLGYWPNVDLKDCFELPQEYIRWSDAWALGPVCLSCLGLLSTLFVVWMFVQNNNTPVVKASGRELCYILLIGVLLCYAMTFIFIAKPSTGVCTLRRLGLGTSFAICYSALLTKTNRIARIFNGAQDGVQRPRFISPASQVGICMALISCQLLVVLVWLLLEPAGTRKDTAPDKRYVVTLKCNSGDGSMLVSLSYNVLLVLLCTLYAFKTRKCPENFNEAKFIGFTMYTTCIIWLAFLPIFYVTSSDYRVQTTTLCVSVSLSGSVVLGCLFTPKIHIIMFQPQKNVTSHRSATNRFSATGAGGSRGSTVQYVPTVCNGREVVDSTTSSL, via the exons ATGGCTAACCTCTTCTGGACGCTGTTCTTGCTTCCTGTCTTTAGCACTGAGAAAAGCAGCAAAATCCCCAGGCCGGAGATCCGTTTTGAAGGTGATTTGGTCATAGGAGGCCTCTTTCCAGTCCATGAGAAAGGGGGCCCTGGATCTGAGTGTGGACGCATGAACGAGCATCGGGGCTTGCAGCGGCTGGAGGCCATGCTTTTTGCTTTAGATGCCATTAACAAGGACCCCAGAATTCTTCCAGGACTTAAACTGGGAGCGCACATTTTGGACACATGCTCCAAAGATACCTATGCCCTAGAGCAAGCCTTGGAGTTGGTGCGAGGATCCTTGACTCGGGGTGATGGTCCTCAGTACATCTGCCCGGATGGATCCTACGCTATCCATGGGGAGACACTCACAGCGATCAGTGGAGTCATTGGCGGCTCTTATAGTGATGTCTCTATACAG GTTGCCAACCTCCTGAGGCTCTTCCAGATCCCACAGATCAGTTATGCCTCTACAAGTGCCAAGCTGAGTGACAAGACCCGTTATGACTTCTTTGCCCGCACTGTTCCTCCTGACTTCTTCCAAGCCAAGGCCATGGCAGAGATCCTACGCTTCTTCAACTGGACCTATGTGTCTACTGTTGCATCTGAAGGGGATTATGGTGAGACTGGCATTGAAGCCTTCGAGCTGGAGGCAAGGGCTCGTAATATTTGCATTGCTACCTCTGAAAAGGTTGGGCGCTCCATGAACAAGAAGACCTTTGCCAGTGTAATCAGAGCCCTCCAGCAGAAACCTAGTGCCCGGGTTATCGTGCTCTTCACCAAGATTGAGGATGCCCGAGAACTTCTGGCTGCTGCCCAGCAACTCAACGTTTCCTTTATGTGGGTGGCGAGCGATGGTTGGGGAGCACTGGAGAGCGTGGTGTCCGGCAGTGAGGAGGTGGCTGAAGGCGCCATCACCATTGAGCTGGCATCGTACCCGCTGTTTGAGTTCTCAAGATATTTCCAGTCTTTACATCCACTCAATAACACTCGAAATCCGTTCTTCAGGGAATTCTGGGAGAATAAGTTTCAGTGCCGGCTCAATTCTTCAGACTGCATGAAGCATTCCCTGCAAGACGTCAAATTCGAGCAAGAATCCAAGATCATGTTTGTGGTGAATGCTGTTTACGCTATTGCTCACGCCCTGCACAACATGCACCAGACCCTATGCCCCAACGCCAGCAGCATGTGCCCCTTTATGAACCCAATCAATGGACGTCGCTTCTACCGGGATTACATCCTGAACGTGAAGTTCGATG CTCCGTTCCCTCCTCCGGACACTCACAGCATTGTGAGATTTGACAAGTTTGGTGATGGAATAGGTCGTTACAACATCTTCTGCTTCCAGAAAACAAATGGACAATACCGCTACCAGAAAGTCGGCTACTGGGCTGAGGAGCTGACGCTCAATACCAGCCGGATCCCATGGGCGCTCAACTCGGTGCCTGTGTCTCAGTGCAGTGACCCTTGCAAGAAGAATGAGGTGAAGAGCATGCAGCCTGGAGATGTCTGCTGCTGGATCTGCATCCCCTGCCAACCACACGAGTACCTCCTCGATGAGTTCACTTGTAAGGACTGTGGCCTGGGGTACTGGCCCAATGTGGACCTCAAGGACTGCTTCGAGCTTCCTCAGGAGTACATCCGCTGGAGTGATGCCTGGGCTCTGGGGCCCGTCTGCCTCTCCTGCCTGGGTCTACTCTCCACCCTGTTTGTGGTTTGGATGTTTGTTCAGAATAATAATACGCCCGTCGTGAAGGCCTCGGGGCGAGAGCTCTGTTACATCCTGCTGATTGGAGTGctgctctgctatgccatgaCCTTCATCTTCATTGCCAAGCCATCCACCGGTGTTTGCACGCTTCGTCGTCTAGGACTCGGCACGTCCTTTGCTATTTGCTACTCGGCTCTGTTGACAAAAACCAACCGGATTGCCCGCATCTTCAATGGCGCACAAGATGGGGTGCAGAGACCTCGCTTCATAAGTCCGGCCTCCCAGGTCGGCATTTGCATGGCGCTCATCTCCTGCCAGCTGCTTGTGGTGCTGGTGTGGCTTCTTCTCGAGCCGGCTGGGACCCGCAAGGACACGGCCCCTGATAAGCGATACGTGGTAACACTGAAGTGTAATAGTGGTGACGGCAGCATGTTGGTGTCCCTCTCCTACAACGTCCTCCTGGTTCTGCTCTGCACCCTCTATGCCTTCAAGACGAGGAAGTGTCCCGAGAACTTTAACGAAGCCAAATTCATTGGATTCACCATGTACACCACCTGCATCATCTGGCTCGCCTTCCTGCCCATCTTCTATGTCACCTCAAGTGATTACAGG